The Ferrimicrobium sp. genome contains a region encoding:
- a CDS encoding MFS transporter has translation MASAREVWGNRVVRRLVIARSLASFGSGMLPVALSFTILDRFHSASDYGYVLGAQAIATVAVLFFAGVIGDRVARKPLVMGSDMIIGLMRIVMALAALLALQELWIYLVAQLIVGFAYSLFFPAFEGWFQAVIPMEYRQQANALRSIYWNTGNILGPAIAGFLAALVFPGWALLLSGLLPLGTVVIFAGLPPDLTHQERSVSTFRQDIVEGWGAFWHRTWIWTVDLQFALWHVVAYAPLVVLGPVLAIRYYHGPGGWGLIWGSVAVGGVAGGLWAFRSRSRRPLRLGLLALFSTVSILLALAFHLSIGYVLVAGALSGMGLEYFSSLWGTLMQNHVPPEVMSKVTSFDWLASSALLPLGYAIAVPFSHLVGQGGVLEIGAGYVVGS, from the coding sequence GTGGCGTCGGCGCGCGAAGTCTGGGGCAATCGCGTGGTGCGAAGGCTTGTCATTGCCCGCTCGCTGGCCTCATTCGGTTCCGGCATGTTGCCAGTGGCGTTGAGCTTCACTATTCTGGACCGTTTTCACTCGGCCAGTGATTACGGATATGTACTAGGGGCTCAGGCGATAGCCACAGTCGCGGTGCTCTTCTTTGCCGGAGTGATCGGCGATCGCGTTGCGCGTAAGCCCTTAGTAATGGGCTCGGACATGATCATTGGGCTGATGCGGATCGTAATGGCGCTTGCTGCCCTCTTGGCATTGCAAGAACTTTGGATTTACCTGGTAGCCCAGCTCATCGTAGGGTTTGCATACTCACTGTTCTTTCCAGCCTTTGAGGGATGGTTCCAGGCTGTCATCCCAATGGAGTATCGACAACAGGCCAATGCACTCCGGAGCATCTACTGGAACACCGGCAACATTCTTGGTCCCGCGATCGCCGGCTTTCTTGCAGCACTGGTCTTTCCTGGTTGGGCACTCTTGCTCTCAGGTCTTTTGCCACTCGGCACGGTCGTCATCTTTGCAGGTCTTCCTCCCGATCTGACGCATCAGGAACGAAGCGTTTCGACGTTTCGCCAAGATATCGTCGAAGGCTGGGGTGCGTTCTGGCACCGGACTTGGATTTGGACGGTCGATCTCCAGTTCGCACTATGGCACGTCGTTGCTTATGCGCCGTTGGTGGTCTTGGGACCGGTACTGGCCATCCGCTACTATCACGGTCCCGGTGGCTGGGGCTTGATCTGGGGAAGCGTCGCTGTCGGTGGTGTCGCTGGGGGGCTATGGGCCTTTCGGAGTAGAAGTCGTCGACCCCTGCGGCTTGGTTTGCTGGCACTGTTCTCAACGGTCTCAATTCTCCTCGCTCTTGCCTTTCATCTATCGATCGGGTACGTTCTCGTCGCCGGGGCACTGTCCGGGATGGGTCTTGAGTACTTCTCCTCACTGTGGGGTACGCTCATGCAGAACCACGTTCCACCCGAGGTCATGTCGAAAGTCACCAGCTTTGACTGGCTGGCTAGTTCCGCGCTACTCCCACTGGGCTATGCGATTGCAGTCCCCTTCTCACATCTGGTCGGGCAGGGAGGTGTCCTCGAAATCGGTGCTGGCTACGTTGTAGGCTCAA